The genomic interval CGAAGAAGCAGATGGGCTCCATCACGTCCCAGCTCAGCTCCCAGAAGGTCAGCCTCATGAAGCCCAGCGTCTGAGCCACCAGAAAGCCCAGCCCACAGTAGAGCTCCCCTTGCACCAGCTGTTGGGCCTTCTTGTCGATCGCCGTCTTCTGCCGTTGCATCTCCTCCAGTTCTGTCCTCCTTGGGTCGTCTGGCCTGGCCACCGACTCCAAGAATATTTTCTCCATTGATTTTGCCAGCTGTAGTCAACATATAAATGACGTAATAATTACAAGAATTTTCAGGATAGATACCATTAGCCACGCCAAGCCAACGTCAGCTAAAATCagcttaataataatataaattaaaattctgtAATCAAACTTTGGTAtattattacttaataatataccAAAGTTTGATTacagaattttaatttatatctaaaaaattattaaattttaatttaatatataattttatacatatcATCAATTAttgttacaaaaaattaataagatacTGACGTGATTAATCAATATAAATGATTactgaattttaaataaaagtataaaaagttattaaattttattttaaaatataaaaatattattaaattacgTGCtctatattaaaatataaaaaaatcaatattttattagattttttattaataattataaaattatatattaaattaaattttaataatattttaataatttattataaaatttactgACCCTTTATAGTACTTAAAATTTGTGTGCGAGTACCTCCTTGACTAAGGCTGAAGCTGAGCGTGCAAAGCATCAGCCATTTACAATGATCTCGCGGGCGGGCGGGCGTTTGTTCCCGATCTTATCAAAGTTGCAGAGTGAGTGAGATCCACCTAGGAGTCCGTAGTTATCTAGGATTattatatcttttatatatatggaTAGGGGTAATTGGGTCTTTTTAAAcggaaaaaaaaatccaaatacgTACAAACACATGTAAAACGAGCGGAGTGGTGCGTGAATTATGACGCAACGGCAACGGGAACGCAGAGGCAGAGACGAAACAAGGCAAAGAgtgatatatattattatatggtGGGAAGGCAGTACCTGATCCGGCCGAATGAAGACGACGTTCCCCAAGACGATCACGTTACCGGACTCGTCCAAGTTCTTCGCGAACTCCAAGCCTTGCTCCCGGCTTGAACACACATCCACGCACTTCTCCACGTACTCCGTGTAAGAGATCGAGTTCACCGGAATCTTCCTCAGCTCCGATCTCAACTTCTCCAACTGCGAAGACCTCAGGATCTTCTTCGCTTCCTGCACACTCACTCCGCAGCCGAACCATCCTGACGGACCTGATGATGAAATCgctagaggaggaggaggaggaggaggactcAGTCCGTCCAGTCGGAGACGTTGGTCGCCGGCGACATTGATCAGTTTCTCCTTCAGCTTGTCCCCGATCGGAATCGAGAGGAACTCCGGCAGCCTGGCAGCTGCCTGGTTTATGGCCCGCCGCTGGAGGAACCTCCTGAAAAATCCGGTGGCCGCGCCTGAATCCTGCGGTGTCAGCAGGAACTCGCCGCGGAAGTTGGTTGTGGCGGCATTTGGTggggttagggttttgggtGAAGAAGGGGACGAAATTGGCGAGAGATCTAGCGTTGCGAGTGGAGATGAGTCTCTGGTTTTGCCGAAGAGCCGCCTCGCTAGTGTTCTCCGAAGAGCCATGAATCAaatctcagagagagagagagagagagagagagagagagagaattttggattttggtgAATCAGTGGAGAGGACTCTGAGCTTTATATATAGCCGTAGAAGGAAGCGAGAATCTCCCATTATCCCGCGTTACGCGATATCTTGAAATTACAAATATGACATTAATCTCACGTAGTTTTCTTCATAGCAAATTGTCAAACCTATACCTACCTACGTcactatttataatatttttgtattccaataaatatttaatgattcTATAATATTATTACTGTACATATCccctaaataaatatatcaaaatattattctcCCTTGAAGCGTAactttatgtgtatatatatatattaccataTAAGTACGTAGTGTAAACGTATTATCTCATAATTAAATacgaataatatattttatttatatttttgtaataacaatattattattattatgccaACACATAAAACAGTTTACATGCATGCCCACATTAATGTATATAACATCGATCACACACCCAAAcgtaatatttatttataaatcttCACACTGCACGTAAAACCTAACCTAATTTAAGAAGAAATTGGATGCTCATAACCtttattgttttctcttctCTGGTGCCCTAACCTAATTACGTCCCATCTCTTGTACCCTTAATTATAACCAACAAAGGATAGCGTAGATGTAGTGAATAAACAATTAATCTCTACTCTACTATATATACTATACTCTACTCATCAAGGCAATGGAATTGACTAATTGCTTaccatatatgcatgcatgcatatcaggtatatatatatatctatacaaatatatttttattttattctttcatttttaaagttttacGTACTGGAAGACGCTAGCTAGCTctcttttaattaataatattgggCCTAATTTAGAGATATTCCatcaaatcataaaataattaattattatatgaagaaattaaacaaGGTGAAGCCAAATCAAGACCTATTAATTTGTAAgccaaaatttctattttatgaGATATCCCCATAACTAATTACAGAGATCTCCTGTTAATTATCTTTCGATAGTACcctttattttctctattgccACCCGTTTGTCCCTTACCCTTTACTcacttgcttttttttttttttttttttatttgagtataAGAGGATCCTTTATTTATAAGAATCctgtttaaaattataaaaattataagaaattaaGTCCGCCACCAGTCAcacacaaatataaataataatagtattaaaattaaatagaaggtGAATAAACACAGGattaaaaattaaggaaaacTAGCTAGGCTCTCTAAATAGGTATAGAATCttacacccaaaaaaaaaaaaaaaaagtttaatattTGGACAAGCTGAAGGCAGCTTGAAGTGGCCAAATGTCTCATTCTTTATagaaattctctctctctctctctctctctctctgtctgtctctccattatatatatatatatattcatcatcTGATCCACAAGTATAAAATCATGCAGGATCTGCTTTTGCAtgggtgatatatatatatatgtatgtatcttGGTAAGAATTCTCCACGgatcaaataattaattctgCTTTAATTTCTCCGGCCACTTGAATTtaagtatacatacatatatccattgattatatatatgtatatcactctgtttgtgttttgaatttgctttgataccattaaatattaattagcaccAGGGGCCGGGAGAAATGCATGCATGCACTGTCACATCATTTTTAATGACAGATTTCAATAAATATGACGTTTACTGATATtagaattttcataattaaggAATCCTGCCATATATAGCTTCATCGTATtacatatataagatatatttatacaaatataattaataaagttgGGTAGATATTCCTAGCAGCCTTGGCCATGATTGTGGaaaagctagctagctagctaggacaTTCCCTCTTGCAGGAATCAATGAATCCTCCCCCCTTCCTGATCAGCCAagagtttattaattaattatatatgaacttaaaagtaattaattaattaaactgcattccccgaatatatatatatatatatatatagagagagagagagagaagatataCAGACGAATCCCAAGCAATTTGGAATTAAGATGGCAATGGGCGGTGGGAATCACACAGGTTGTTGGATTCCAatttgggggagagagagagagagattgggatGATGCAGTAGCTAGTGGGATGTCTACACACCCcccattaatatatttaattttcgtctccatatatatatatatatatatataacactaatTGAGTAATAATACTGTCAATTGTCAATGGTGGAATCTACAGATGCAGCCAACCAGACCTTTAATTTGCTCGTCTTCTCCATTCTCCACCTTCCGCGCTTGCTTGCTTCCATGTTGTTCGGATGCATCCCAAAATCAATCTAAATGGGTGGATTTGATTGATCCattgatttattttggaatttggttttgattctactttatattatattatatataattttatgaatttccaAATCTAGGTTAAACTCaactcaaatttaattaattgaattgggttaattttgtatgtatatatgatttataattaaaattatcatcAATCTATTATAGATATAAAATTAACTCCAACTTATGTAACACTCatgaaacaatatatatatatatatacccttgACTTAAACCATGCACGCACGACCATTAATTCTAAATGTCATtgctttaaattttaattaaattgtagGTACGTAGAGGCATTAGTGCAATCCATCCTCATACACAAATGACATCACATGGCAAATCAAATGCCAATAAGCTAGATAGCTTagctagaagaagaagtaagtAATTAAGAAGATGTTGCGGTCCTTGTGGCCAAATCATTTCACTGATTATATCTTCTATTTGTCACTAACCTACCTACCTAGCTAGCATATTATATATTCAccttacacatatatatatatatatatatatatagataccaTCTCcttaacaattttaaattttacactttttatatattattatatatctatGAGTGTTCAATATAAACACGCActcatattatatattagtaattaaaataaaaagactaatttttttctttttaattcaaaatttctaaGAATTGAAGTCTCCCTTTTTAATTCGAGTCAAatgaaaattattatatatatatgtttgtgacaccattattttgattaagttatatatatatatatatatatagagagagagagagagagagagagaggaggaatcGAAGGATGATACGGATACTAATTGACAAGAGTGAGGCAAGCACTAGCTAGGTAGCtagcttttctttctttttgttattgtgattattattattattgttactactactactactactactagtaGTACTAgtatgaataataattaataaatgaggATGAAGTCAGCCTCACCCTTTAATTTGCGCTAGAATCAGCTTCTCATTCATGCAAGCAATGCCTTCAGTAGTATTCTAACCCAACTTTCAGATGCCCCCCAGATCGCATTTGTCTTTTGATTCTTCTTACAAACAACCGCCGCcacctaaaaataaataaataaataaaaagatgcCATTTTGTATGAAGAAATtacttgaaattaatttggCATGTCCGCCGCAGTGGGACCCACAAAGAATTAACCGAAACCTAACTAACTCGATCGGGttcaatatttgattaattaatatataataattattattatacaacATTAATTTACATCTTAAACTTTAAAGTACTTTTAAATCCGATCGATATTAAAAGTTTAAAGAGCATGCATGGTTGGTTGgtgaatgaattttaaaactaattaattttatcttgtaacaaaaaccctagcttttggtatataattttgTCAACTCTGTACGTTGCAAGTAGTGATCATAGCTTAGTTAGGACGCagacacatacatatatatttgagaTTTGGGGAATTTAAATcaaagctagctagctagctagttgtgggaaattttttaatttattctttattattgtttttgtttttacctACCTTCTTAATTGATTAGACTCTCACTCTTTGGACGAtgatatatgtaataataatatatatatatatatgcaaatgaATCCAAtaatctaaaagaaattaagttaatttgaaCTTAATTTATGATTAGCTAGATTCTCAAGTACTTTAATTATCTAAAAGACACCATTCATTCatctaaattaaatataaatttatatatatatctaacaatATATAGTACTAGTGTTGAATCCAATGTTTGGTGGTAAATTAATCAAGTTAATTTGGGCTCTAATTAATTATGGTTTATTTTTGGTGATaatggtatgtatatatatatatatatatagagagagagagagagagagagagagagagtgtgtgtgtttcttttctttgcaattaacaaagcaaaaatgaaaataaaaagtaGAAGAAAGGGAAGGCTGAGAATATGCGAATGATATCAgatggagcatatatatatgataattgatatatatatataagatagaGATAGTGGGGGGATGACGCAGAAACAATGGCAATGGACAGCACAGTGACGACTGACTCACCCCAATACCAAACCCCGGCCTCTTGCTTCTGCCAGCTGctacttaattattattttccagtaatatatatataattgtatctTATTCGATCCATATCTATTTTCGttgcaaattaattaaaagggagatttttttaaataaaaaaaaatatattattgatcttAATTAAGCTACCACGGCCAACTAATTAATTGATtacgattatatatatatatatatatatatgaagttacGTTGTTCGATCTTTAATCAGAGTTCCATATTAATTAATGAGACACCCAATTAATTGGATTGGAGAactgattttaattaatttaattagaaaaatattaagtcATCTTCAAATAGTGGGATATGTTTGGAAAAagacataaaattaattacaaagaaagaaagttgtttgggcaacttcttcttcttcttcttcttcttcttcatactTAACTGATTGATGAATTAGTTCAGTTGGATAACGATGGATCGATCGGTAGTCTCCTCCGGGCTTTAGCTTAGCTTAACTTAACTTGCACTccttctatatatattatatatatatatattgcctttcCACAGTATTAATTGCTGACCTGCTTCTTCACGAGACTAACTCCCCATCATGTACACAAATATCCTCAATATACAACACATTCAGTAATTAAATTtggtagctagctagctagcgcACCCCGCAAA from Diospyros lotus cultivar Yz01 chromosome 8, ASM1463336v1, whole genome shotgun sequence carries:
- the LOC127807466 gene encoding calcium uniporter protein 4, mitochondrial — its product is MALRRTLARRLFGKTRDSSPLATLDLSPISSPSSPKTLTPPNAATTNFRGEFLLTPQDSGAATGFFRRFLQRRAINQAAARLPEFLSIPIGDKLKEKLINVAGDQRLRLDGLSPPPPPPPLAISSSGPSGWFGCGVSVQEAKKILRSSQLEKLRSELRKIPVNSISYTEYVEKCVDVCSSREQGLEFAKNLDESGNVIVLGNVVFIRPDQLAKSMEKIFLESVARPDDPRRTELEEMQRQKTAIDKKAQQLVQGELYCGLGFLVAQTLGFMRLTFWELSWDVMEPICFFVTSLHFALAYAFFLRTSKEPSFEGYFQRRFRVKQAKLFKTHNFDLNRYHDLTRIFYPERHNAAPASAPNSAGEVVLDAVHG